The Nicotiana sylvestris chromosome 6, ASM39365v2, whole genome shotgun sequence genomic sequence CTTGAACATCGGTATGTGGTAAATAGTGTTTATTTGTAGATTTAACTTGGATTCGAATTTTAGATATTTCAAAAAAAAGATAATTGCTAGGTGTGTCATTAAAGATCTTGAGCATGAATATGCAATTACAGCCACCATGGGTTGTGTTAGCAACTCAATTGATCAGATAATTGCATGcacttgaaaaagaaaaggaaagtccggtgcactaagctctcgctatACGCGagatccggggaagggccggactacaaaggtctatcgtacgcagccttatcctgcatttttgcaagaggaTATTTTCAATTGGATGCACTTGAAATTAAAGTAAATAGCAAACTCTAAAATgaaattgggaaaaatgaaaacGTGTCATCATCTAATGAATTGGTTACATAAAACTCAGGGTGAGATTCTGGAGAAACAGAGAATAATGTTGAATCAAAGTCCTGTAAGCTATATTCTCATGTTTTTTTGCTGTCATTACTTATTTTCtacattatttttatcatttttttttatttgcacCGAGTGTTCGAGTCTCTTCGAGCCCCATTTTTATTATAGTTTTTTTCTCTTGTATGTTTCAAATAtgctttgaaaaatatttttcttgagtCGAGTTTCTATTAGAAACAATCTCTCTACCCTACAAAGATAGGGTTAAGGTTTGTGTATGCTCCACCCTCCCTAGACCTCAGTTATGGGTTCACACTAgctatgttgttgttgttgttgttgtaagctaTATTCTCATGTACAGGTGGGAAGGCAGTTACCAAAATTTACTTTGACACAGTTCGTGAAATGGAAACTAAGTGTCAAAAGAAACAAGACGAATCATGTATTTACTCTGACACAGTTCGTGAAATGGAAACTGAGTGTCAAAAGAAACAAGATGAATCATGCATCAAGGAAATCACTCGTATTAATTCAAGTACGAATACCATTGTACGTAGTAAGCTCTGAGATTGCTAGATGGGGCAGAGATGCTGGAAAGCAGGGAGCTGAAGTTAGGTTCTGAAAATAGAGTTGAGGTTgattcatttgcatatcaaacaCCTGAATATGTCCTGAGAGTCTTCATGATGGGCACTCGTTATCTCGACAATTTGTTGGTTACTGTGAATTGGGAAAAATTgaatttacatattaaagtggaaTAAAGATGACATGTCAAAACACGTAGACTAGTCACAGAGTTACAACTGGCAAAGAGACGTGAGTTGCAACAGATatgagcaaaggcaaaggaagagacATGGGCAGATAGTCAAAAGACTCGGCACCCGTAtctatttaagtcatttaggtaagggaatcaaggggaatgaatctgacaatatatgggagtacaaatacagtatttaatgagcattaagtactaaatacgttagagaatttgtattaaatacaatgattgtttaacgtagcattcaatgtctttaattactcataataaccTTATTAAGACAAGGGCAAAACGCATATCTCCCAAATAGTTATAAAAGGGAGATAATtgatcaattgtagggacacAAAACACAATTGGAATATACTTTGGTTTACTTATTTTTCTCCTGATTATATTCTTGTTATCCAAATTACTCTCTTTTACATATTCTTTcaattatcagtaacccgtgttcttctaaattctagctttgactaaaattccattttttagttaaacaaattgattccgttaccgggaatctgataatgtATTTTCTTTTcgcttaactttccttgttgcatcaactatgtcgaacaacaatgacaacattcAAGGAAACGAAGAAAACCAAACAAACCAACAACTTCAGAGAGACCCTGAGGATAATAACGCACTGATTATTTCTCCACGAGGCTCTCCTCGgcgatctcgtgaaggcactcctgatggatctcatacAGATGGACAGGCTCAATtcgaaaatgttgaagctatgGTTGAGGCTTTGCAAAAACTTATTACCGCACAGGTCAATAAAGTCGTTCAGGCCTTGGTTAGCAAGTTACCTGCTGGACcacccacacctactccaaataacaacactctggtgaaccctcgttccgggcttgttaatTCAGGTAGCGGTGGAACCCCCAGTGAATCGCAAGAGGGAGAACCAGGTAATTTAGTTAATTCagatttgcaaaatttagtactaacattgcagaaacagctcaaggagcaaagtgaccgcatagagcaaatactcGGGGTATCGCCCGTAATCAAAGaggtagatatggataaatattctcaacaaccttggaagccaaatgttgctccccttccaattccaaagaaattcaaaatgcttgatattccaaaatacgatggaacaatAGACCCACGAGATCaagtgactgcattcacaacaggcgtaaagggcaacgatttgactaagcaggagattgaataAGTATTAGTCAAAAcattcggtgaaacactcaccaaaggtGCATTaatatggtattctcttttactcgaaaattctataaactcttttgctgagcttgcagattctttcattaaagcacactcgggagctccaaagacgaaaaaagaatggaagatatttcaagatcaagcaaggggactcgaAATTGCatagagaattcgtggacaggttccaacgtgaaagaatgaccttacctcgtgtacctgataattgggcagctatagctttcacagGCAACTTGAATGAGAAAAgctcggaagctacgaggagactcaaggaaagccttcgtgaattcccagctacaacgtggaatgatgtttataacaggtataacACGAAGCTAAggattgaagaagataccgttccgcgatttcaaaaagaagaaaatgtaAGTTCTAGATGTGCGGAGACCGAAAAAAGATctggtaaaaacaggtacgagccgtatatgggacctgcgggaaaagactcacggtcaaagcaggacaatcaaaggta encodes the following:
- the LOC138870456 gene encoding uncharacterized protein, giving the protein MSNNNDNIQGNEENQTNQQLQRDPEDNNALIISPRGSPRRSREGTPDGSHTDGQAQFENVEAMVEALQKLITAQVNKVVQALVSKLPAGPPTPTPNNNTLVNPRSGLVNSGSGGTPSESQEGEPGNLVNSDLQNLVLTLQKQLKEQSDRIEQILGVSPVIKEVDMDKYSQQPWKPNVAPLPIPKKFKMLDIPKYDGTIDPRDQVTAFTTGILSLKHTRELQRRKKNGRYFKIKQGDSKLHREFVDRFQRERMTLPRVPDNWAAIAFTGNLNEKSSEATRRLKESLREFPATTWNDVYNRYNTKLRIEEDTVPRFQKEENVSSRCAETEKRSGKNRYEPYMGPAGKDSRSKQDNQRYDHRSRNRESGSSSRFRNDRNHYESRDDDKNLKARFGGYNFNVSTSELVVVLRSMGDKEPPKPPSPKRTVNVISGGEDINGISYTAANKISKVTITQKKRVWNILEEDNITFNDADVDGILTPHNNALVISLIVYDANVKRVLIDSGSSVNIILLRVLRKMKAEDKVIPKAHTLFGFDNSSVVTKGEVTLTTFTEGVDKDTKF